A window of the Brassica napus cultivar Da-Ae chromosome A2, Da-Ae, whole genome shotgun sequence genome harbors these coding sequences:
- the LOC106393927 gene encoding uncharacterized protein LOC106393927 has protein sequence MSSALDKALLAMSLEEEEEEETPFDLPDLPQYSSCLNNSISLIGRILNPDCQKVPNLIREMPRKWQKFDRVRGIALSPERFQFMFKHEHDLLEVYEKGVHSFNDWTLAIERWVERPPPDYLNFINIWVRLRNIPVNHYTAKAIEALGDLVGHVVEVAFDPSRPRINDYERVLVRFDVSRPLYKTRVVNLPGGEKTTISYEYERIHKRCFHCQRLTHEQTVCPFKLRDLQKSSEQSNILNKGLKIKQDKILKESDPLFGVLEENQVGINPATGRPRIAKEVLDGMRQYLLTASGPEKIIREHRVKSSLADIGNDPIAQKAFLSLETLPVITTNIDKGKGHVFEFQNSTSAVLPASVPGYHSKLLQSAIQAGRNNNEFSTPEFFYSEGSVDSSYNNSRSFLDFSSVNSAIVGEAGTSRAADVFKPGRARRRPPKNKRQPFEGALNVNQFGYKKTDVKRKAEEEVKQGSKIKRKLNEAVPMEGLPKDL, from the coding sequence ATGTCTTCAGCTCTTGATAAAGCTCTTCTAGCCATGtctttagaagaagaagaagaagaagaaacacctTTTGACCTTCCTGATCTTCCTCAATATAGCTCATGTCTAAACAACTCGATCAGTTTGATAGGAAGAATCCTAAATCCTGATTGTCAAAAGGTACCAAACTTGATTCGAGAAATGCCTCGTAAGTGGCAGAAGTTTGATCGTGTACGAGGTATAGcgttatctccggagagatttcAATTCATGTTCAAGCATGAACATGACCTTCTTGAGGTTTATGAAAAAGGCGTTCACTCGTTTAATGATTGGACTCTAGCTATCGAAAGATGGGTAGAAAGGCCACCACCTGATTATCTCAATTTCATTAACATCTGGGTTCGTCTGCGTAATATTCCGGTTAATCATTATACGGCTAAAGCGATTGAAGCTCTGGGTGACTTGGTTGGACATGTTGTTGAAGTTGCCTTCGATCCTTCTAGGCCTCGTATAAATGATTATGAAAGAGTCTTGGTTCGATTTGATGTCTCTAGACCTCTATACAAAACAAGAGTTGTTAATCTCCCAGGAGGTGAGAAAACCACTATCTCCTATGAGTACGAAAGGATTCACAAAAGATGTTTTCACTGTCAGCGTTTAACACATGAGCAAACGGTTTGTCCTTTCAAGCTCCGAGACTTGCAAAAGAGTTCAGAACAGAGTAATATCTTAAATAAAGGATTGAAGATAAAGCAAGATAAGATATTAAAAGAATCTGATCCTCTCTTTGGTGTGTTAGAAGAAAATCAGGTTGGGATTAATCCAGCTACAGGAAGGCCGAGAATAGCTAAGGAGGTTTTGGATGGTATGAGACAGTATCTTCTAACTGCTTCAGGTCCTGAAAAGATCATCAGAGAACATAGGGTAAAGTCTTCCTTGGCAGATATTGGAAATGATCCTATAGCTCAAAAAGCTTTTCTCAGTCTGGAAACTTTACCTGTGATAACAACTAATATTGACAAAGGAAAAGGGCATGtttttgagtttcagaattcaACATCAGCGGTGCTTCCTGCATCAGTTCCTGGTTATCATTCTAAGCTTCTTCAATCTGCCATTCAAGCTGGACGAAACAACAATGAATTCTCAACTCCAGAATTCTTCTATTCTGAAGGTTCAGTGGATAGCAGCTATAATAATTCAAGGTCTTTTTTGGATTTCTCTTCAGTTAACTCGGCTATAGTTGGAGAAGCAGGTACATCTCGAGCAGCTGATGTTTTCAAGCctggaagagcaagaagaagaCCTCCTAAAAATAAAAGGCAACCATTTGAAGGAGCTCTAAATGTTAATCAGTTCGGTTACAAGAAAACGGACGTCAAAAGAAAGGCTGAGGAAGAAGTAAAGCAAGGTTCCAAGATCAAGCGAAAGCTTAATGAGGCGGTCCCAATGGAGGGACTGCCCAAAGATTTATGA
- the LOC125575176 gene encoding probable serine/threonine-protein kinase PBL3 isoform X4, with protein sequence MGNCLDSSAKVESSSHSPHANSGSSGSRVSSKTSRSTVPSSLSINSYSSLESLPTPRTEGEILSSPNLKAFTFSELKSATRNFRPDSLLGEGGFGYVFKGWIDGTTLTASKPGSGIVVAVKKLKTEGFQGHKEWLTEVNYLGQLSHPNLVKLVGYCVEGEDRLLVYEFMPKGSLENHLFRRGAQPLTWAIRMKVAIGAAKGLTFLHDAKSQVIYRDFKAANILLDAEFNSKLSDFGLAKAGPTGDRTHVSTQVMGTHGYAAPEYVATGRLTAKSDVYSFGVVLLELLSGRRAVDKSKVGVEQSLVDWATPYLGDKRKLFRIMDTRLGGQYPQKGAYTAASLALQCLNPDAKLRPKMSEVLAKLDQLESTTTTKPGGNRQAQIDSPRGSSTGVGARQGQIISPGGSGTRLGQIDSPRGSNGAGTRQGQIDSPRGSNGAGTRQGQIDSPRGSNGSVVQKSPRRYSYDRPLLHLTPIASPLPSHNQSPRVR encoded by the exons ATGGGTAATTGTTTGGATTCATCAGCTAAAGTGGAAAGTAGCAGCCACAGTCCTCATGCTAATTCTG GTTCATCAGGGTCAAGAGTTTCTAGCAAGACAAGCCGTTCCACTGTCCCTTCAAGCTTAAGCATAAACTCTTACAGTAGTTTGGAGTCTTTACCCACACCGAGAACAGAAGGAGAGATCTTGTCGTCCCCAAATCTCAAAGCTTTCACCTTTAGCGAACTCAAGAGCGCTACCAGAAACTTTCGACCTGATAGTCTTCTTGGTGAAGGAGGTTTTGGTTACGTCTTCAAAGGATGGATCGATGGAACAACTTTAACCGCCTCCAAACCCGGTTCTGGTATCGTTGTGGCTGTCAAGAAGCTTAAAACTGAAGGGTTTCAAGGTCACAAGGAGTGGCTG ACTGAAGTGAACTATCTTGGTCAGCTCAGTCACCCAAACCTTGTCAAACTAGTTGGGTACTGTGTAGAGGGTGAAGACAGGTTACTGGTGTACGAGTTCATGCCAAAAGGAAGCTTGGAGAATCATCTCTTTAGAC GTGGTGCGCAGCCACTAACATGGGCTATAAGGATGAAAGTTGCTATAGGAGCAGCTAAAGGACTTACTTTTCTTCACGACGCTAAATCGCAAGTGATTTACAGAGACTTTAAAGCTGCTAACATTCTACTAGACGCG GAATTCAACTCTAAACTTTCAGACTTTGGTCTAGCCAAAGCAGGTCCTACTGGTGACAGGACACATGTGTCCACACAAGTCATGGGTACTCACGGATATGCAGCACCTGAATATGTAGCCACAG GTCGATTAACAGCTAAGAGTGACGTATACAGTTTCGGTGTGGTACTACTGGAACTACTCTCAGGACGAAGAGCAGTGGACAAATCTAAAGTAGGAGTGGAGCAGAGTCTAGTGGACTGGGCAACGCCGTATCTTGGCGACAAGAGAAAGCTTTTTCGAATAATGGACACGAGATTAGGAGGTCAATATCCTCAGAAAGGAGCATACACAGCTGCTAGTCTTGCATTGCAGTGCTTAAACCCTGATGCAAAACTCAGACCGAAAATGTCTGAAGTTTTGGCCAAACTTGATCAGCTTGAATCAACAACCACTACCAAGCCTGGAGGTAATAGGCAAGCTCAGATTGATTCTCCAAGAGGTAGTAGTACTGGGGTTGGAGCCAGACAAGGCCAGATTATTTCTCCTGGAGGTAGTGGAACCAGACTAGGGCAGATTGATTCTCCAAGAGGTAGTAATGGTGCTGGAACCAGACAAGGCCAGATTGATTCTCCAAGAGGTAGTAATGGTGCTGGAACCAGACAAGGCCAGATTGATTCTCCAAGAG GTAGTAACGGATCTGTTGTGCAGAAATCTCCAAGGAGGTATAGTTATGATCGGCCTCTCTTGCACTTAACTCCAATTgcttctcctttgccttctcacAATCAATCTCCTCGTGTAAGATAG
- the LOC125575176 gene encoding probable serine/threonine-protein kinase PBL3 isoform X2 gives MGNCLDSSAKVESSSHSPHANSGSRVSSKTSRSTVPSSLSINSYSSLESLPTPRTEGEILSSPNLKAFTFSELKSATRNFRPDSLLGEGGFGYVFKGWIDGTTLTASKPGSGIVVAVKKLKTEGFQGHKEWLTEVNYLGQLSHPNLVKLVGYCVEGEDRLLVYEFMPKGSLENHLFRRGAQPLTWAIRMKVAIGAAKGLTFLHDAKSQVIYRDFKAANILLDAEFNSKLSDFGLAKAGPTGDRTHVSTQVMGTHGYAAPEYVATGRLTAKSDVYSFGVVLLELLSGRRAVDKSKVGVEQSLVDWATPYLGDKRKLFRIMDTRLGGQYPQKGAYTAASLALQCLNPDAKLRPKMSEVLAKLDQLESTTTTKPGGNRQAQIDSPRGSSTGVGARQGQIISPGGSGTRLGQIDSPRGSNGAGTRQGQIDSPRGSNGAGTRQGQIDSPRGSNGAGTRQGQIDSPRGSNGSVVQKSPRRYSYDRPLLHLTPIASPLPSHNQSPRVR, from the exons ATGGGTAATTGTTTGGATTCATCAGCTAAAGTGGAAAGTAGCAGCCACAGTCCTCATGCTAATTCTG GGTCAAGAGTTTCTAGCAAGACAAGCCGTTCCACTGTCCCTTCAAGCTTAAGCATAAACTCTTACAGTAGTTTGGAGTCTTTACCCACACCGAGAACAGAAGGAGAGATCTTGTCGTCCCCAAATCTCAAAGCTTTCACCTTTAGCGAACTCAAGAGCGCTACCAGAAACTTTCGACCTGATAGTCTTCTTGGTGAAGGAGGTTTTGGTTACGTCTTCAAAGGATGGATCGATGGAACAACTTTAACCGCCTCCAAACCCGGTTCTGGTATCGTTGTGGCTGTCAAGAAGCTTAAAACTGAAGGGTTTCAAGGTCACAAGGAGTGGCTG ACTGAAGTGAACTATCTTGGTCAGCTCAGTCACCCAAACCTTGTCAAACTAGTTGGGTACTGTGTAGAGGGTGAAGACAGGTTACTGGTGTACGAGTTCATGCCAAAAGGAAGCTTGGAGAATCATCTCTTTAGAC GTGGTGCGCAGCCACTAACATGGGCTATAAGGATGAAAGTTGCTATAGGAGCAGCTAAAGGACTTACTTTTCTTCACGACGCTAAATCGCAAGTGATTTACAGAGACTTTAAAGCTGCTAACATTCTACTAGACGCG GAATTCAACTCTAAACTTTCAGACTTTGGTCTAGCCAAAGCAGGTCCTACTGGTGACAGGACACATGTGTCCACACAAGTCATGGGTACTCACGGATATGCAGCACCTGAATATGTAGCCACAG GTCGATTAACAGCTAAGAGTGACGTATACAGTTTCGGTGTGGTACTACTGGAACTACTCTCAGGACGAAGAGCAGTGGACAAATCTAAAGTAGGAGTGGAGCAGAGTCTAGTGGACTGGGCAACGCCGTATCTTGGCGACAAGAGAAAGCTTTTTCGAATAATGGACACGAGATTAGGAGGTCAATATCCTCAGAAAGGAGCATACACAGCTGCTAGTCTTGCATTGCAGTGCTTAAACCCTGATGCAAAACTCAGACCGAAAATGTCTGAAGTTTTGGCCAAACTTGATCAGCTTGAATCAACAACCACTACCAAGCCTGGAGGTAATAGGCAAGCTCAGATTGATTCTCCAAGAGGTAGTAGTACTGGGGTTGGAGCCAGACAAGGCCAGATTATTTCTCCTGGAGGTAGTGGAACCAGACTAGGGCAGATTGATTCTCCAAGAGGTAGTAATGGTGCTGGAACCAGACAAGGCCAGATTGATTCTCCAAGAGGTAGTAATGGTGCTGGAACCAGACAAGGCCAGATTGATTCTCCAAGAGGTAGTAATGGTGCTGGAACCAGACAGGGCCAGATTGATTCTCCTAGAGGTAGTAACGGATCTGTTGTGCAGAAATCTCCAAGGAGGTATAGTTATGATCGGCCTCTCTTGCACTTAACTCCAATTgcttctcctttgccttctcacAATCAATCTCCTCGTGTAAGATAG
- the LOC125575176 gene encoding probable serine/threonine-protein kinase PBL3 isoform X5 gives MGNCLDSSAKVESSSHSPHANSGSSGSRVSSKTSRSTVPSSLSINSYSSLESLPTPRTEGEILSSPNLKAFTFSELKSATRNFRPDSLLGEGGFGYVFKGWIDGTTLTASKPGSGIVVAVKKLKTEGFQGHKEWLTEVNYLGQLSHPNLVKLVGYCVEGEDRLLVYEFMPKGSLENHLFRRGAQPLTWAIRMKVAIGAAKGLTFLHDAKSQVIYRDFKAANILLDAEFNSKLSDFGLAKAGPTGDRTHVSTQVMGTHGYAAPEYVATGRLTAKSDVYSFGVVLLELLSGRRAVDKSKVGVEQSLVDWATPYLGDKRKLFRIMDTRLGGQYPQKGAYTAASLALQCLNPDAKLRPKMSEVLAKLDQLESTTTTKPGGNRQAQIDSPRGSSTGVGARQGQIISPGGSGTRLGQIDSPRGSNGAGTRQGQIDSPRGSNGAGTRQGQIDSPRGSNGSVVQKSPRRYSYDRPLLHLTPIASPLPSHNQSPRVR, from the exons ATGGGTAATTGTTTGGATTCATCAGCTAAAGTGGAAAGTAGCAGCCACAGTCCTCATGCTAATTCTG GTTCATCAGGGTCAAGAGTTTCTAGCAAGACAAGCCGTTCCACTGTCCCTTCAAGCTTAAGCATAAACTCTTACAGTAGTTTGGAGTCTTTACCCACACCGAGAACAGAAGGAGAGATCTTGTCGTCCCCAAATCTCAAAGCTTTCACCTTTAGCGAACTCAAGAGCGCTACCAGAAACTTTCGACCTGATAGTCTTCTTGGTGAAGGAGGTTTTGGTTACGTCTTCAAAGGATGGATCGATGGAACAACTTTAACCGCCTCCAAACCCGGTTCTGGTATCGTTGTGGCTGTCAAGAAGCTTAAAACTGAAGGGTTTCAAGGTCACAAGGAGTGGCTG ACTGAAGTGAACTATCTTGGTCAGCTCAGTCACCCAAACCTTGTCAAACTAGTTGGGTACTGTGTAGAGGGTGAAGACAGGTTACTGGTGTACGAGTTCATGCCAAAAGGAAGCTTGGAGAATCATCTCTTTAGAC GTGGTGCGCAGCCACTAACATGGGCTATAAGGATGAAAGTTGCTATAGGAGCAGCTAAAGGACTTACTTTTCTTCACGACGCTAAATCGCAAGTGATTTACAGAGACTTTAAAGCTGCTAACATTCTACTAGACGCG GAATTCAACTCTAAACTTTCAGACTTTGGTCTAGCCAAAGCAGGTCCTACTGGTGACAGGACACATGTGTCCACACAAGTCATGGGTACTCACGGATATGCAGCACCTGAATATGTAGCCACAG GTCGATTAACAGCTAAGAGTGACGTATACAGTTTCGGTGTGGTACTACTGGAACTACTCTCAGGACGAAGAGCAGTGGACAAATCTAAAGTAGGAGTGGAGCAGAGTCTAGTGGACTGGGCAACGCCGTATCTTGGCGACAAGAGAAAGCTTTTTCGAATAATGGACACGAGATTAGGAGGTCAATATCCTCAGAAAGGAGCATACACAGCTGCTAGTCTTGCATTGCAGTGCTTAAACCCTGATGCAAAACTCAGACCGAAAATGTCTGAAGTTTTGGCCAAACTTGATCAGCTTGAATCAACAACCACTACCAAGCCTGGAGGTAATAGGCAAGCTCAGATTGATTCTCCAAGAGGTAGTAGTACTGGGGTTGGAGCCAGACAAGGCCAGATTATTTCTCCTGGAGGTAGTGGAACCAGACTAGGGCAGATTGATTCTCCAAGAGGTAGTAATG GTGCTGGAACCAGACAAGGCCAGATTGATTCTCCAAGAGGTAGTAATGGTGCTGGAACCAGACAGGGCCAGATTGATTCTCCTAGAGGTAGTAACGGATCTGTTGTGCAGAAATCTCCAAGGAGGTATAGTTATGATCGGCCTCTCTTGCACTTAACTCCAATTgcttctcctttgccttctcacAATCAATCTCCTCGTGTAAGATAG
- the LOC125575176 gene encoding probable serine/threonine-protein kinase PBL3 isoform X1: MGNCLDSSAKVESSSHSPHANSGSSGSRVSSKTSRSTVPSSLSINSYSSLESLPTPRTEGEILSSPNLKAFTFSELKSATRNFRPDSLLGEGGFGYVFKGWIDGTTLTASKPGSGIVVAVKKLKTEGFQGHKEWLTEVNYLGQLSHPNLVKLVGYCVEGEDRLLVYEFMPKGSLENHLFRRGAQPLTWAIRMKVAIGAAKGLTFLHDAKSQVIYRDFKAANILLDAEFNSKLSDFGLAKAGPTGDRTHVSTQVMGTHGYAAPEYVATGRLTAKSDVYSFGVVLLELLSGRRAVDKSKVGVEQSLVDWATPYLGDKRKLFRIMDTRLGGQYPQKGAYTAASLALQCLNPDAKLRPKMSEVLAKLDQLESTTTTKPGGNRQAQIDSPRGSSTGVGARQGQIISPGGSGTRLGQIDSPRGSNGAGTRQGQIDSPRGSNGAGTRQGQIDSPRGSNGAGTRQGQIDSPRGSNGSVVQKSPRRYSYDRPLLHLTPIASPLPSHNQSPRVR; this comes from the exons ATGGGTAATTGTTTGGATTCATCAGCTAAAGTGGAAAGTAGCAGCCACAGTCCTCATGCTAATTCTG GTTCATCAGGGTCAAGAGTTTCTAGCAAGACAAGCCGTTCCACTGTCCCTTCAAGCTTAAGCATAAACTCTTACAGTAGTTTGGAGTCTTTACCCACACCGAGAACAGAAGGAGAGATCTTGTCGTCCCCAAATCTCAAAGCTTTCACCTTTAGCGAACTCAAGAGCGCTACCAGAAACTTTCGACCTGATAGTCTTCTTGGTGAAGGAGGTTTTGGTTACGTCTTCAAAGGATGGATCGATGGAACAACTTTAACCGCCTCCAAACCCGGTTCTGGTATCGTTGTGGCTGTCAAGAAGCTTAAAACTGAAGGGTTTCAAGGTCACAAGGAGTGGCTG ACTGAAGTGAACTATCTTGGTCAGCTCAGTCACCCAAACCTTGTCAAACTAGTTGGGTACTGTGTAGAGGGTGAAGACAGGTTACTGGTGTACGAGTTCATGCCAAAAGGAAGCTTGGAGAATCATCTCTTTAGAC GTGGTGCGCAGCCACTAACATGGGCTATAAGGATGAAAGTTGCTATAGGAGCAGCTAAAGGACTTACTTTTCTTCACGACGCTAAATCGCAAGTGATTTACAGAGACTTTAAAGCTGCTAACATTCTACTAGACGCG GAATTCAACTCTAAACTTTCAGACTTTGGTCTAGCCAAAGCAGGTCCTACTGGTGACAGGACACATGTGTCCACACAAGTCATGGGTACTCACGGATATGCAGCACCTGAATATGTAGCCACAG GTCGATTAACAGCTAAGAGTGACGTATACAGTTTCGGTGTGGTACTACTGGAACTACTCTCAGGACGAAGAGCAGTGGACAAATCTAAAGTAGGAGTGGAGCAGAGTCTAGTGGACTGGGCAACGCCGTATCTTGGCGACAAGAGAAAGCTTTTTCGAATAATGGACACGAGATTAGGAGGTCAATATCCTCAGAAAGGAGCATACACAGCTGCTAGTCTTGCATTGCAGTGCTTAAACCCTGATGCAAAACTCAGACCGAAAATGTCTGAAGTTTTGGCCAAACTTGATCAGCTTGAATCAACAACCACTACCAAGCCTGGAGGTAATAGGCAAGCTCAGATTGATTCTCCAAGAGGTAGTAGTACTGGGGTTGGAGCCAGACAAGGCCAGATTATTTCTCCTGGAGGTAGTGGAACCAGACTAGGGCAGATTGATTCTCCAAGAGGTAGTAATGGTGCTGGAACCAGACAAGGCCAGATTGATTCTCCAAGAGGTAGTAATGGTGCTGGAACCAGACAAGGCCAGATTGATTCTCCAAGAGGTAGTAATGGTGCTGGAACCAGACAGGGCCAGATTGATTCTCCTAGAGGTAGTAACGGATCTGTTGTGCAGAAATCTCCAAGGAGGTATAGTTATGATCGGCCTCTCTTGCACTTAACTCCAATTgcttctcctttgccttctcacAATCAATCTCCTCGTGTAAGATAG
- the LOC125575176 gene encoding probable serine/threonine-protein kinase PBL3 isoform X3, with protein MGNCLDSSAKVESSSHSPHANSGSSGSRVSSKTSRSTVPSSLSINSYSSLESLPTPRTEGEILSSPNLKAFTFSELKSATRNFRPDSLLGEGGFGYVFKGWIDGTTLTASKPGSGIVVAVKKLKTEGFQGHKEWLTEVNYLGQLSHPNLVKLVGYCVEGEDRLLVYEFMPKGSLENHLFRRGAQPLTWAIRMKVAIGAAKGLTFLHDAKSQVIYRDFKAANILLDAEFNSKLSDFGLAKAGPTGDRTHVSTQVMGTHGYAAPEYVATGRLTAKSDVYSFGVVLLELLSGRRAVDKSKVGVEQSLVDWATPYLGDKRKLFRIMDTRLGGQYPQKGAYTAASLALQCLNPDAKLRPKMSEVLAKLDQLESTTTTKPGGNRQAQIDSPRGSSTGVGARQGQIISPGGSGTRLGQIDSPRGSNGAGTRQGQIDSPRGSNGAGTRQGQIDSPRGSNGSVVQKSPRRYSYDRPLLHLTPIASPLPSHNQSPRVR; from the exons ATGGGTAATTGTTTGGATTCATCAGCTAAAGTGGAAAGTAGCAGCCACAGTCCTCATGCTAATTCTG GTTCATCAGGGTCAAGAGTTTCTAGCAAGACAAGCCGTTCCACTGTCCCTTCAAGCTTAAGCATAAACTCTTACAGTAGTTTGGAGTCTTTACCCACACCGAGAACAGAAGGAGAGATCTTGTCGTCCCCAAATCTCAAAGCTTTCACCTTTAGCGAACTCAAGAGCGCTACCAGAAACTTTCGACCTGATAGTCTTCTTGGTGAAGGAGGTTTTGGTTACGTCTTCAAAGGATGGATCGATGGAACAACTTTAACCGCCTCCAAACCCGGTTCTGGTATCGTTGTGGCTGTCAAGAAGCTTAAAACTGAAGGGTTTCAAGGTCACAAGGAGTGGCTG ACTGAAGTGAACTATCTTGGTCAGCTCAGTCACCCAAACCTTGTCAAACTAGTTGGGTACTGTGTAGAGGGTGAAGACAGGTTACTGGTGTACGAGTTCATGCCAAAAGGAAGCTTGGAGAATCATCTCTTTAGAC GTGGTGCGCAGCCACTAACATGGGCTATAAGGATGAAAGTTGCTATAGGAGCAGCTAAAGGACTTACTTTTCTTCACGACGCTAAATCGCAAGTGATTTACAGAGACTTTAAAGCTGCTAACATTCTACTAGACGCG GAATTCAACTCTAAACTTTCAGACTTTGGTCTAGCCAAAGCAGGTCCTACTGGTGACAGGACACATGTGTCCACACAAGTCATGGGTACTCACGGATATGCAGCACCTGAATATGTAGCCACAG GTCGATTAACAGCTAAGAGTGACGTATACAGTTTCGGTGTGGTACTACTGGAACTACTCTCAGGACGAAGAGCAGTGGACAAATCTAAAGTAGGAGTGGAGCAGAGTCTAGTGGACTGGGCAACGCCGTATCTTGGCGACAAGAGAAAGCTTTTTCGAATAATGGACACGAGATTAGGAGGTCAATATCCTCAGAAAGGAGCATACACAGCTGCTAGTCTTGCATTGCAGTGCTTAAACCCTGATGCAAAACTCAGACCGAAAATGTCTGAAGTTTTGGCCAAACTTGATCAGCTTGAATCAACAACCACTACCAAGCCTGGAGGTAATAGGCAAGCTCAGATTGATTCTCCAAGAGGTAGTAGTACTGGGGTTGGAGCCAGACAAGGCCAGATTATTTCTCCTGGAGGTAGTGGAACCAGACTAGGGCAGATTGATTCTCCAAGAG GTAGTAATGGTGCTGGAACCAGACAAGGCCAGATTGATTCTCCAAGAGGTAGTAATGGTGCTGGAACCAGACAGGGCCAGATTGATTCTCCTAGAGGTAGTAACGGATCTGTTGTGCAGAAATCTCCAAGGAGGTATAGTTATGATCGGCCTCTCTTGCACTTAACTCCAATTgcttctcctttgccttctcacAATCAATCTCCTCGTGTAAGATAG